In Nocardioides daphniae, the DNA window GCGAAGTTCAGCAACGTCGTCACCAGCCACGTCGGCGTGCGCGAGGTGCTCACCCGCGACGAGTTCGTCACCGGCTTCCCGGGCAAGGACGGCCCGCTCAGCTCGATCGCCGAGGCGACGGCGCCGCGCAGCATCCACCCGCTCGAGCCGCCGTCGCTGCTGGCCACCGACCCGCCGGACCACACCCGCTACCGCCGTCTGGTCACCGGCGTCTTCACCATGCGCGCGGTGCAGAAGCTGCAGGCCCGCACCGAGGAGCTGGCCACCGAGCTGCTCGACGCGGTCGAGGAGAAGGCCCGTCGCGGGGAGCCGGTCGACGTGGTGGCCGACTACTGCGCGCCGCTGCCGGTCAGCGTGATCGCCGAGGTGCTCGGGGTGCCCGAGGAGGAGCACGAGCGCGTGCTCGCCTTCGGGGCGGCCGCAGCCCCGAGCCTCGACCTCGGCCTGGGCCTCACCCAGTACCGGTCGGTGCACCGGGCGCTGGCCCAGTTCGACGACTGGCTCGGCCACCACCTCGCCGAGCTGCGCCGCAACCCCGGCGACAACCTGCTCAGCCAGCTCGTGCACGCCGAGGTCGACGGCGCCGGACTCAGTGAGACCGAGCTGCGGGCGACGGCCGGCCTGGTCCTGGCGGCCGGCTTCGAGACCACCGTCAACCTGCTCTCCAACGGCATCGCCCTGCTCGCCACCCACCCCGACCAGCTCGCGAAGGTGCGCAGCGGCGAGGCGACCTGGACCAACACGGTCGAGGAGGTGCTGCGCTACGACCCGCCCGTGCTGCTGACCGCGCGTCAGGTGGCCGTCGACACCGAGCTGCTGGGTCACCGGGTCAACGTCGGGACGCTGGTGGCCGCCGTCCTGTGGGGCGCCAACCGCGACCCCGAGGTCTTCGACGACCCGCACACCTTCGACGTCACCCGCGCCAACGCCCGCGAGCACATCTCCTTCTCGTCGGGCCGGCACCACTGCCTGGGCGCCTCGCTGGCCCGGATGGAGGGCGAGGTCGGTCTGCGCGCCTTCTTCGAGCGCTTCGGTGACGTCGAGCTGTCGGTCGGGGCGACACGGCGTACGACGCGCATCCTCCGCGGCTACGAGACGTTGCCGGTGGTCCTGGGGCCGCCGCCGCACGCGGCGGTCTGACGCGCTGCGCCCGGCACGGGCGACTCAGACGTTGCCGGCGAGCAGCGCGATGCCGCCGACCGCGGAGACCACCAGGATCCCGCTGCGTGCCGCTCCGACGGAGAGCCGCGGCGCCAAAGCCATCCCGGCCGCCGAGCCGACGGCCAGGGCCAGCAGGTGGCGCAAGTCGGGGGCGACCAGGCCGACGACCACGGCGGTGACGAGGTTCTGCACGATCAGGAAGCCGTGCAGGGTGGCCCGGGTCCGGGGCGGCGACCACTCGGCGTTGGCGACCCAGAGCCCGACCGGCGGGCCGCCGACCCCGCCGACCACGTTGAGCACGGCCGAGCCGACCCCGGTCGCCAGGGCGCCCTCGGGGCGGCGGAACCAGGCCGACCGCAGCCCCGAGGCCAGCAGCACGACGCCGAGGATCACACCGACTCCGCCGGCCAGCGCGAGCGCGCGGTGGTCGACCCCGCGCAGCGCCCACGCCACGACGGGCGTCGCCAGCAGCGTGACCGCCAGCAGCCCGGCGATCGGGCGCGGCTGCGCGTGACGCCACTCCCGGGCCAGCGGCACCACCGAGGAGCAGGCCGCCAGCACCAGTACGGTCGCGACGCCACTGGCCTGGCCCTGGGCGGCGATCAGCGCCGGGCTGCCACCAGCGAGAAGCCCATGCCGGTCGCGCCCTGGGCGAACGCGCCGACCATGACCGCCACCAGCACGAGCAGCTCGACGGTGCCCCCGTCGGCGGTGAGTGCGTCGATCACGCCTGCGCCGATGCGACTGCGTCGTCGGCCGGGTCGAGGCGGTAGCGGCGCTGGAAGGCCATCGCCACCAGCATCAGCACGGCCGGCAGCACCGTGAAGCCGACCAGCAGGGCCGTGAGCGCGGAGTCCGGCTGGGTGACGTCCTCGCCGGCGCGCGAGGAGATGAAGCCACCGGTCGCCAGCGCCGCCGAGTAGAGGTAGGGGCCGACCGCGGTGCCCAGCGCCTCGGTCGCGGTCCACACGCCGGTGTAGGCACCGGCCTTGGACTCGCCCGCCCGCTCGGCCGCCGCGACGGCGTCCGGCACCATCGAGAAGGAGAAGAGCTGGAGCCCGGCGAAGGCGAAGCCCATCGCGACGACGATCGCCACCGAGACCGCCACGCCCACCTGGGCGCCCAGCAGCAGCGCGAACGAGCCGACCACGAAGATCAGCTGCGAGGCCAGCAGTCCGCGCTGCTTGCCGAAGCGGCGCGACAGCACCATCCAGATCGGTCCGGCCGCCACCGCCGGCACCAGGAAGCTGCCCATGAAGACGGCGGTCAGCGCGGTGCTGTCGAAGACGTAGCGGGTGAAGTAGGGCAGCGCCGCCATGAAGAGGTGGGTGGTCGTGCCGGTGAAGAGGTAGGAGAGCACCAGCGCCCGGAAGTCGCGGTCGGCCCAGGCCACCTTCACGTCGGCCCACGCCGAGTGGCCTGCCGTCTCGGCGGGGGTGCGGAAGCCGCAGGCGTCGGTGAGACGGCGTACGCCGCCGATCGCGACGACCGCGGAGACCACCATGACGACCGCGAGCACCGCGGCCATCGTGGTGTAGTCGCTGCGCCGCTCGCTGGCCACCAGCGCGGGCGCCGCCACACCGGCACCGAGCAGGCCGACGGTCAGGAAGAGCATCCGGAACATGAAGACCCGGGTGCGCTCGTGGTAGCCGATGACCAGGTCGGAGGGCGCGGTCAGGTAGGGCACCTGGAAGGTGGCGAAGAGCAGGTTGCCGACGACGTACCAGGCGCCGACCCAGAGCGCCGCGCTCCAGCCCTCGAGGCTGCTCGGCACGCTGAACATCGCGACCATCGCGGCGGCGAGCGCGATGCCGCCCGTCATCATCCGGCGGCGGTGGCCGAGGCGTCGGGCCTGGCGGTCGGAGCGGGTGCCGACCATCGGGTGCACGACGACGTCGACGACCTTGGGCACCAGGAGCGTCAGGCCCGCGACGGCTGCGGCGACACCGAGCACGTCGGTGAGGAAGTAGAGGAGCAGCAGCCCGGGCACGGTGACCCAGACGCCCATCCCGAAGGAGCCGGACGCGTAGGCCGAGAGCGCACCGGTCGGGGCCCGCGGGCCGGCCTCGGCCGGGTGCTCCTCGCGGAGCGCCTCGGTGGCGGCGCTCACCGGGTCGCCTCGGACGCAGGAGCGTGGCGGGCGACGACACCGGCGGCGAGCTCGGCGTCACCGAAGGCGCCCGCCCGGGTGCGGCTGGCGAGCGTACGCAGCACGATGCGGTCGGTGACGACGGGCAGGTGGCGCGAGAGCCAGAACTCCACCGCGCCCTTCGCCGTCGTGGTGACGTCGCGGCGGGCGCGCACCACCAGGCAGGAGCGGGTGATCGCGTCGACGACGCCCTCGAGCGACTCGTAGGTGCTCATCCCCTCCAGCGAGAGGCCGGCGGCCTGGGTGGAGTCGTGGATCGGGCTGCGCACGGCCGACGGGTAGACGCAGGTGACCGAGACGTGGGTGCCCAGCTCCAGGCGCAGCGCGTCGGCGTAGGCGACCAGCGCACGCTTCGAGGCGCCGTACGCCGCGGCGAGCGGCAGCTGCATGACGGCCATCCGCGAGGTGACCATCACGACCCGGCCGCGCGAGGCGACCAAGGCGTCGACGCAGGCAGCGGTGACCCGCCAGGCGCCCAGCAGGTTGATCTCGAGCTGGCGGCGGACCTCGGCGCCGGGGGCGAGCGCGGCCGGGGCGGGGCCGCCGATGCCGGCGTTGTTGACCAGTACGTCGAGGCCACCGAGCAGCTCGAGGGCGCGCTCGACGGCGCCGGCGGTCGACTCCTCGTCAGTGATGTCGCAGGCCAGCACCTCGAAGCCCTCGTCGCCGCGCGGGGCGAGGTCGAGGCCGACCACGACGGCGCCAGCAGCGGTGAGGCGGCGGCCGAGGGCCTGGCCGATCGTGCCGGAGGCGCCGGTGACGAGGACGCGCAGGCCGACGGCGGAGCGCTGGGCGCGACGGAAGGAGAAGGGGCTCATGCCTGGACTGCCTCTCGGGTGGTGGGGGTGAAGACGGGGGCGCCGGCCGCAGCGCGGGCGACGCCGGCCTCGGTCTCCTTGGGCAGCGCGGCGACGTAGGCGTCGAAGTCGATGCGCATCATCGGGCGCTTCTGGCCCCACCGCTCGACGGCGGCGGCGTGCGCCTGCTCGACGGCCGTACGCTGCTCGGTCGCCGTGGGGAGGGCGTACCGCCCCGCGAGGTGCGCGGCGGCGAGCTTGGCCTGCTGCTCCACGACGGGCAGCGCTGCGCCGGTCGACTGCATCAGCCCGACGAAGGCCAGCGAGGGGTCGTCGAGGTGGAAGACGCGCTGGTAGAGCGGCAGCTTCTCCGGGTCGTCGCCCAGCCACTCGTCGGAGAGGAAGGGGATGGTGACGCGGTAGCCGGTCGCCCAGACGACCACGTCGACCTCGTCGGAGGTGCCGTCGGTGAAGACGACGCGGTGGCCGTCGAAGCGCTCGATGCCCGGTCGCGGCAGCACTTCGCCGTGGGTGAGGCGGTGCAGGATCGTGTCGCTGATCGTGGGGTGGTTCTGGAAGAGGCCGCCGGCGGGGGCGGGCAGGCCGTAGGACTGCGGGGTGCCGACGGCCAGGCGCAGCATCGTCTCGGCGACCTTCTGCCGCAGGCGCCAGGGGAGCGCGACGAGCTTGGCGCCGGTGGCGTCGGAGGGCTTGCCGAAGAGGTACTTCGGGACGATGTGCACGCCGTGGCGCGCGGAGAGCAGCACGGGCGAGGAGGCGACGTAGGAGGCGTCGACCGCGATGTCCATCGCCGAGTTGCCCATGCCGACGACCAGGACGCGCTTGCCGGCGAAGCGCTCGGCCGAGCGGTGGTCGTGGGCGTGCATCTGCTCGCCGGCGAAGGTGCCGGGATACTCCGGGGAGGGCCAGCGGGGGTCCCAGTTGTGGCCGTTGGCGACGACGACGGCGTCGAAGTCTCGCGACGTCGCGCCGTCGGGGCCGTCCGCGTCGACGCGCCAGCCGGTGGCGGTGCGCTCGACCGCGGTGACGGTGGTGTGGAACTCGGTGCGCGCGGTGACGCCGAAGGTGTCGGAGTAGTCGCGCAGGTAGCCCGCGATGACCTTGGCCGAGGGGTAGTCGGGCCACTCGGTGGGCATCGGGAAGTCGGCGAACTCGGTGCGGCCCTTGCTGGTGTTGAGGTGCAGCGAGTCGTAGGCCGGGGAGAGTCCGCTGGCGTTGCCCTGGACCCAGAGGCCGCCGGGCACGTCGCCCTTCTCGAGCACGGTGACGTCGACGCCTTCGTCGAGCAGGGCCTTGGCGGCGGTGAGGCCGGCCGCCCCGGCGCCGATGACGGCGACGGCGGGGGTGTTCTTCATCAGGGGATCCTTCTGCCGTGTGGTGGGCGCCACTCATTCAATCGAGTGATTGATAAGCCGTCAAGCACTTTGACCAGCGTCGTTGTCTCCATCGTTCGATGGGTCCGGGACGGCGCTCCGGCTGCGCGGGCAGCGCGGTGGCGTAGCATGACCGCCGTGCCCACCGACAGCGCCAGTCCCAGCCGTGACCGGATCCTTGCCGTGGCCACCGACCTTTTCGCGAAGCGCGGCTACGGGGCGACCAGCACCCGCGCCATCGGCGACGCGGCCGGCCTCAACATCGCCACCGTCGCCTACCACGTGGGGGGCAAGGAGGAGCTCTACCGCGAGGTGATGCGGCTGGCGCACGTCGCGCAGCGCGACGCCGTCGTGGCCGCGCTCGAGACGCTCACCGCCTGCGACCCCACGCCCGAGGCGACCCGCACCGCGATGCACGGGTTCGTCGACGCGTACCTCTCCTTCTGCCTGCGCCACCCCGAGGTGCCGACGCTGTGGATGCGGCGCTGGCTCGCCGAGGGTGAGGACCTGGCCGCGATCGAGGAGGAGTTCGCCGGGCCGCTGGTCGCCCAGGTCGCCGAGCAGGTGCGCGCCACGCTCGACCGAGCCGGGCTCACCCACGAGGTCGACGTCGAGATGCTCGTCTACTCGATCGTCTGGACGACCCACTCCTTCACCCGTGCCGGCTTCATCGACGCCTCCGGCAAGCGCCAGGACCCCTCCAGCCTGGAGATGATGGACCGTTTCCGCGCCCACCTCCACCACCTCGTCGACGGGGCGATCGGCGCCGACGAGCACTCGCACCAAGACTGAGGTCTGGCCGCCCAATTCTTCGGTCGACCCCTCGCGCCTTCACGCGTGAGGTCATAGGTTGTCGCCATGCGTGCAGCCCAGGTGATCCAGACGACCGGCCCCGACGGTGTGGAGGTGCGGGAGGTTCCCGACGCGACCCCCGGTCGGGGCGAGGTCCTCGTCCGCGTCCACAGCGTCGGTGTCGCCTTCCCCGACCTGCTCCTCTCCCAGGGGCTCTACCAGCTCCGGCCGGAGCCGCCCTTCACCCTCGGCATCGACGTCGCCGGCACGGTCGAGGCGCTCGGGGCCGACGTCGAGCAGTTCCGCGTCGGCCAGCGCGTGGCCGCCGTCGCGCCCTACGGCGGGGCGGCCGAGCTCGCCGCGATCTCCGAGGAGGCGGTCTTCCCGCTGCCGGACGTGCTGTCGTACGACGAGGGCGCGGCCCTGCCGATGAACTACCTGACCGCGCAGTTCGCGCTGGTCGAGCGGGCCGGCCTGCGTCCGGGCGAGGTCGTGCTGGTGCACGGTGCGGCCGGCGGCGTCGGCACGGCCACGATCCAGGTCGCCAAGGGGCTGGGTGCCACCGTCATCGCGGTCGTCTCCACGCCCGAGAAGGCCGCGGTCGCCCGGGCGGCGGGCGCCGACGAGACAGTCCTGGTCGAGGGGTTCCGCGAGCGGGTCGGTGCGCTGACCAGTGGCCGTGGGGTCGACGTCGTCATGGACGTCGTCGGCGGTGACCTCTTCACCGACTCGCTGCGCCTGCTCGCGCCGCTGGGCCGCCTGCTGGTGGTCGGCTTCGCCGCCGGCCAGGGGATCCCCGAGGTCAAGGTCAACCGGCTGCTGCTCAACAACATCGACGTACGCGGCGTGGGCTGGGGCGGCTTCGCGATGGTGCGGCCGGGCTACATGCACCAGCAGTGGCGCTCCCTGCTCCCCATGATCGAGTCCGGGCTGGTCAAGCCGCCGGTGGGGGCGACGTACAAGCTCGACGAGATGCCGCAGGCGCTGCGCGAC includes these proteins:
- a CDS encoding SDR family NAD(P)-dependent oxidoreductase, with protein sequence MSPFSFRRAQRSAVGLRVLVTGASGTIGQALGRRLTAAGAVVVGLDLAPRGDEGFEVLACDITDEESTAGAVERALELLGGLDVLVNNAGIGGPAPAALAPGAEVRRQLEINLLGAWRVTAACVDALVASRGRVVMVTSRMAVMQLPLAAAYGASKRALVAYADALRLELGTHVSVTCVYPSAVRSPIHDSTQAAGLSLEGMSTYESLEGVVDAITRSCLVVRARRDVTTTAKGAVEFWLSRHLPVVTDRIVLRTLASRTRAGAFGDAELAAGVVARHAPASEATR
- a CDS encoding flavin-containing monooxygenase — encoded protein: MKNTPAVAVIGAGAAGLTAAKALLDEGVDVTVLEKGDVPGGLWVQGNASGLSPAYDSLHLNTSKGRTEFADFPMPTEWPDYPSAKVIAGYLRDYSDTFGVTARTEFHTTVTAVERTATGWRVDADGPDGATSRDFDAVVVANGHNWDPRWPSPEYPGTFAGEQMHAHDHRSAERFAGKRVLVVGMGNSAMDIAVDASYVASSPVLLSARHGVHIVPKYLFGKPSDATGAKLVALPWRLRQKVAETMLRLAVGTPQSYGLPAPAGGLFQNHPTISDTILHRLTHGEVLPRPGIERFDGHRVVFTDGTSDEVDVVVWATGYRVTIPFLSDEWLGDDPEKLPLYQRVFHLDDPSLAFVGLMQSTGAALPVVEQQAKLAAAHLAGRYALPTATEQRTAVEQAHAAAVERWGQKRPMMRIDFDAYVAALPKETEAGVARAAAGAPVFTPTTREAVQA
- a CDS encoding TetR/AcrR family transcriptional regulator, producing MPTDSASPSRDRILAVATDLFAKRGYGATSTRAIGDAAGLNIATVAYHVGGKEELYREVMRLAHVAQRDAVVAALETLTACDPTPEATRTAMHGFVDAYLSFCLRHPEVPTLWMRRWLAEGEDLAAIEEEFAGPLVAQVAEQVRATLDRAGLTHEVDVEMLVYSIVWTTHSFTRAGFIDASGKRQDPSSLEMMDRFRAHLHHLVDGAIGADEHSHQD
- a CDS encoding MFS transporter, whose translation is MSAATEALREEHPAEAGPRAPTGALSAYASGSFGMGVWVTVPGLLLLYFLTDVLGVAAAVAGLTLLVPKVVDVVVHPMVGTRSDRQARRLGHRRRMMTGGIALAAAMVAMFSVPSSLEGWSAALWVGAWYVVGNLLFATFQVPYLTAPSDLVIGYHERTRVFMFRMLFLTVGLLGAGVAAPALVASERRSDYTTMAAVLAVVMVVSAVVAIGGVRRLTDACGFRTPAETAGHSAWADVKVAWADRDFRALVLSYLFTGTTTHLFMAALPYFTRYVFDSTALTAVFMGSFLVPAVAAGPIWMVLSRRFGKQRGLLASQLIFVVGSFALLLGAQVGVAVSVAIVVAMGFAFAGLQLFSFSMVPDAVAAAERAGESKAGAYTGVWTATEALGTAVGPYLYSAALATGGFISSRAGEDVTQPDSALTALLVGFTVLPAVLMLVAMAFQRRYRLDPADDAVASAQA
- a CDS encoding NADPH:quinone oxidoreductase family protein; translation: MRAAQVIQTTGPDGVEVREVPDATPGRGEVLVRVHSVGVAFPDLLLSQGLYQLRPEPPFTLGIDVAGTVEALGADVEQFRVGQRVAAVAPYGGAAELAAISEEAVFPLPDVLSYDEGAALPMNYLTAQFALVERAGLRPGEVVLVHGAAGGVGTATIQVAKGLGATVIAVVSTPEKAAVARAAGADETVLVEGFRERVGALTSGRGVDVVMDVVGGDLFTDSLRLLAPLGRLLVVGFAAGQGIPEVKVNRLLLNNIDVRGVGWGGFAMVRPGYMHQQWRSLLPMIESGLVKPPVGATYKLDEMPQALRDLQGRSAVGKLVLRVD
- a CDS encoding cytochrome P450, whose product is MALTDVSRRVRSGLRTAAPSPVVPPGLRRLVTSTPRLPALVRETVHWGVVHGVPGLVLRRAARQGDLQARMIMAGGDVQGPIETIRAAGPVVRAKFSNVVTSHVGVREVLTRDEFVTGFPGKDGPLSSIAEATAPRSIHPLEPPSLLATDPPDHTRYRRLVTGVFTMRAVQKLQARTEELATELLDAVEEKARRGEPVDVVADYCAPLPVSVIAEVLGVPEEEHERVLAFGAAAAPSLDLGLGLTQYRSVHRALAQFDDWLGHHLAELRRNPGDNLLSQLVHAEVDGAGLSETELRATAGLVLAAGFETTVNLLSNGIALLATHPDQLAKVRSGEATWTNTVEEVLRYDPPVLLTARQVAVDTELLGHRVNVGTLVAAVLWGANRDPEVFDDPHTFDVTRANAREHISFSSGRHHCLGASLARMEGEVGLRAFFERFGDVELSVGATRRTTRILRGYETLPVVLGPPPHAAV